The Bos javanicus breed banteng chromosome 18, ARS-OSU_banteng_1.0, whole genome shotgun sequence genome has a segment encoding these proteins:
- the HSDL1 gene encoding inactive hydroxysteroid dehydrogenase-like protein 1: MAAVDSFYLLYREIARSCNCYIEALALVGAWYTARKSITVVCDFYSLIRLHFIPRLVSRADLIKQYGRWAVVSGATDGIGRAYAEELASRGLNIVLISRSQEKLQMVAKDIADTYKVETDIIVADFSSGREIYDMIREALQDRDIGILVNNVGVFYPYPQYFTQVSEDTLWDIVNVNIAAASLMVHIVLPGMVERKKGAIVTISSGSCCKPTPQLAAFSASKAYLDHFSRALQYEYASKGIFVQSLIPFYVATNVATPGSFLHKCPWLVPSPKVYAHHAVSTLGISKRTTGYWSHSIQFLFAQYMPEWLWVWGANILNRSLRKEALSCKA, encoded by the exons ATGGCTGCCGTCGACAGCTTCTACCTCTTGTACAGGGAAATCGCCAGGTCCTGCAACTGCTACATTGAAGCCCTCGCCTTGGTTGGAGCCTGGTACACGGCCAGAAAAAGCATCACCGTCGTCTGTGACTTCTACAGCCTCATCAGGCTGCATTTCATCCCGCGCCTGGTGAGCAGAGCGGACCTGATCAAGCAGTATGGAAGATGGGCGGTCGTGAGTG GTGCCACGGACGGGATTGGAAGGGCCTATGCAGAGGAGCTGGCCAGCCGTGGGCTCAACATTGTCCTGATCAGCCGGAGCCAAGAGAAGCTGCAGATGGTCGCTAAAGACATAGCTGACACCTACAAAGTGGAGACTGACATCATAGTCGCGGACTTCAGCAGCGGCCGCGAGATTTATGACATGATCCGGGAAGCCTTGCAGGACAGAGACATTGGCATCCTGGTGAATAACGTGGGTGTGTTCTACCCCTATCCGCAGTACTTCACGCAGGTCTCTGAGGACACGCTCTGGGACATCGTCAACGTGAACATCGCGGCGGCCAGCCTCATGGTCCACATCGTGTTGCCAGGGATGGTGGAGAGGAAGAAGGGCGCCATCGTCACCATCTCCTCTGGCTCCTGCTGCAAACCCACCCCCCAGCTGGCAGCGTTCTCAGCATCTAAG GCTTATTTAGACCACTTCAGCAGAGCATTGCAGTATGAATATGCTTCCAAAGGAATCTTTGTACAGAGTTTAATCCCATTCTACGTGGCTACCAACGTGGCCACCCCTGGCAGCTTTCTGCACAAGTGCCCATGGTTGGTGCCTTCCCCAAAAGTGTACGCACATCATGCTGTTTCTACCCTCGGCATTTCAAAAAGGACCACAGGATACTGGTCCCATTCCATCCAG tttcttttcgcACAGTATATGCCTGAATGGCTCTGGGTGTGGGGAGCAAATATTCTCAACCGTTCTTTGCGTAAGGAGGCCTTATCCTGCAAAGCTTGA